The following proteins are co-located in the Pedobacter frigiditerrae genome:
- a CDS encoding ABC transporter permease produces MKPLPMSKSEFNQPISIAWLFKMAWRDSRKNRSRLFLFISSIVLGIAALVAVYSFKDNLQRDIDSQAKELAGADLIVDSKRPVEKARQKMLAQLGDDRAEERTFASMLYFIKGEGSRLVQIKALRGKYPFYGKIETSPTAAGTQFQSGRNALVDQTLMLQFNAKVGDSIKVGALNFRIAGALNKAPGQTGIQATIAPTVFIPLTYLEKTGLTQIGSRITYRFYYQFLNDNELEKTLKKIEAPFEKEGLDIETVASKKESTGRSFRDMSRFLALAGFIALLLGCIGVGSAIHVYIQEKLSTIATLRCLGLKARAAFLIYLIQISCIGLVGAVLGAALGTGIQFLLPVVLKDFLPIEISMQISWLAVAQGVILGLLISILFALPSLLGVRKISPLNAIRASFENATAKRDPLKWLVYVLMLLFVFGFTYLQMKSLVQTIAFTIAILIAFLLLMAFSKGLMFLAKKFLPLSWSYLWRQGFANLYRPNNQTLMLTVSIGLSTAFICTLFFVQAILINRVTLSSSANQPNTILFDIQNTQKDDLNKLTTSYKLPLMNQVPVITMRIEQINGKTLAKDTSNSNAFRGEIRATYQDSLTAAEKIIDGEWIGKAEKDEPIYISLEQGYAKRLKVKLKDKIVFNVQGMLIPTVVGSFREVNWGRMQTNFRVVFPTGVLEDAPQFHVLMTRIPSKEISAKYQGAVVRSFPNISVIDLDLVLELVDELLSKIGFVIRFMAGFSMATGWIVLLSAVLTSKNQRIKESILLRTLGASGKQVLIINAIEYFFLGVLAAGAGLILSLSGSWLLAKYSFDATFTPPLVPILILFSIVVGLVVITGVLSTRNVLNQPPLKILRNEG; encoded by the coding sequence ATGAAGCCCTTACCAATGTCTAAATCTGAATTTAATCAACCCATCAGCATTGCTTGGTTATTTAAAATGGCTTGGCGGGATAGTCGTAAAAATCGCTCTCGTTTATTCCTGTTTATTTCTTCCATTGTATTGGGCATTGCCGCATTAGTAGCCGTTTATTCTTTTAAGGATAATTTGCAACGAGATATAGACTCACAAGCAAAGGAATTGGCTGGGGCCGATTTAATTGTAGATAGCAAGCGACCAGTAGAAAAAGCTAGGCAAAAAATGTTAGCCCAACTGGGCGATGATAGAGCCGAAGAAAGAACTTTTGCATCGATGCTTTATTTCATCAAGGGCGAAGGAAGTAGGCTAGTACAAATTAAAGCTTTACGAGGTAAATATCCATTTTATGGGAAGATAGAAACTAGTCCAACAGCAGCAGGCACACAATTTCAAAGTGGAAGGAATGCACTGGTAGACCAAACGCTGATGTTACAATTTAATGCCAAAGTTGGTGATTCGATTAAAGTTGGCGCATTAAATTTCAGGATTGCAGGCGCCTTAAATAAAGCACCTGGACAAACGGGCATCCAAGCTACCATAGCCCCAACTGTATTTATTCCATTAACTTATTTAGAAAAAACTGGACTAACTCAAATTGGTAGCAGAATTACCTATCGTTTTTATTATCAATTTTTAAACGATAATGAGCTGGAAAAAACATTAAAGAAAATTGAAGCTCCTTTTGAAAAAGAAGGATTAGACATTGAAACCGTTGCCTCTAAAAAAGAAAGTACCGGAAGATCGTTTAGAGACATGAGTCGCTTTTTGGCCTTGGCAGGATTTATAGCACTGTTGTTAGGCTGTATAGGCGTAGGCAGTGCCATCCACGTTTATATTCAAGAAAAACTGAGCACCATTGCAACTTTGCGTTGTTTGGGCCTAAAAGCAAGAGCGGCGTTTTTAATTTACTTAATCCAGATTTCATGCATAGGCTTAGTTGGTGCTGTTTTAGGCGCTGCATTAGGTACCGGAATTCAGTTTTTACTACCTGTTGTACTTAAAGATTTTCTCCCTATAGAAATCAGTATGCAAATTTCTTGGTTGGCAGTTGCACAGGGTGTGATTTTAGGTCTATTGATTTCCATCTTATTTGCATTGCCATCTTTATTAGGTGTTAGAAAAATATCTCCATTAAATGCTATTCGTGCTTCTTTTGAAAATGCAACAGCGAAAAGAGACCCTTTAAAATGGTTGGTTTATGTCTTGATGCTTCTTTTTGTATTTGGTTTTACCTATTTGCAAATGAAATCTTTGGTGCAGACCATCGCCTTTACCATCGCAATTTTAATTGCCTTTTTATTGTTAATGGCTTTTTCTAAAGGATTGATGTTTTTGGCGAAGAAGTTTTTACCACTTTCTTGGAGTTATTTATGGCGACAGGGTTTTGCTAATTTGTACAGACCAAATAACCAGACTTTAATGTTAACGGTTTCAATTGGACTGTCCACTGCGTTTATTTGTACTTTGTTTTTTGTACAAGCGATATTAATTAATCGGGTAACACTTTCTTCGAGTGCTAATCAGCCAAACACCATTTTATTTGATATTCAGAACACGCAGAAGGATGATTTGAATAAATTAACAACTTCATATAAACTGCCTTTAATGAATCAAGTGCCCGTAATTACGATGCGCATTGAGCAAATTAATGGCAAAACATTGGCTAAAGACACTAGCAACTCCAATGCATTTAGAGGAGAAATAAGGGCAACTTATCAGGATAGTTTAACCGCAGCAGAAAAGATAATAGATGGCGAATGGATAGGAAAAGCTGAAAAAGATGAACCTATTTACATTTCATTAGAACAAGGTTATGCTAAAAGACTGAAAGTAAAACTGAAGGATAAAATCGTTTTTAATGTACAAGGAATGCTTATCCCAACAGTTGTTGGAAGCTTTAGGGAAGTAAACTGGGGCAGGATGCAAACTAATTTTAGGGTTGTTTTTCCGACAGGTGTTTTAGAAGATGCACCACAGTTCCACGTATTAATGACTAGGATTCCAAGTAAGGAAATCTCGGCGAAATATCAAGGTGCTGTAGTTAGAAGTTTCCCAAATATCTCAGTAATTGATTTAGACTTGGTTTTGGAGTTAGTAGATGAGCTGTTAAGTAAAATTGGTTTTGTGATTAGGTTTATGGCAGGTTTTAGCATGGCCACAGGGTGGATTGTTTTGTTATCAGCTGTGCTAACCAGTAAAAACCAACGCATAAAAGAAAGCATTTTACTGCGAACTTTAGGCGCAAGTGGCAAACAGGTTTTAATCATTAATGCGATTGAATATTTCTTTTTAGGCGTATTAGCCGCAGGTGCAGGATTAATACTATCATTAAGCGGAAGTTGGTTATTAGCTAAATATAGTTTTGATGCTACCTTTACACCACCATTGGTTCCCATACTTATACTGTTTTCTATTGTTGTTGGATTAGTTGTGATAACAGGTGTATTAAGCACAAGAAATGTCTTGAATCAACCACCATTGAAAATATTAAGAAACGAGGGGTAA
- a CDS encoding arylesterase, with product MPYILLKIKAFKLLEEELIDMLRKRLMGIIVLACLVAACGNTNNENEKSEEAAVKKETETKQKNILFFGTSLTAGYGLDPSEAYPTLIQQKIDSLKLPYKVINAGLSGETSAGGKGRVDWLLKQKIDVFVLELGANDGLRGIPVAETTKNLQFIIDQVKKKYPKAKMVLAGMQMPPSMGLKYTNQFREIYPKLASKNGMVLIPFLLDKVGGNAKLNQKDGIHPTAAGAKILSENVWAKLEGVL from the coding sequence ATGCCGTATATCCTGTTAAAGATAAAGGCTTTTAAATTATTAGAGGAAGAATTGATAGATATGTTACGAAAACGTTTAATGGGTATAATTGTTTTGGCTTGCCTTGTTGCAGCCTGCGGAAATACAAACAATGAAAATGAAAAAAGCGAAGAAGCTGCGGTGAAAAAAGAGACTGAAACTAAGCAAAAGAACATCCTGTTTTTTGGTACAAGTTTAACTGCCGGATATGGCTTAGACCCATCCGAAGCCTATCCAACTTTAATCCAACAAAAAATAGACTCACTAAAATTACCTTATAAAGTAATAAATGCCGGCTTAAGTGGCGAAACATCTGCAGGTGGTAAGGGCAGGGTAGACTGGTTGTTAAAGCAGAAAATAGATGTTTTTGTATTAGAGCTAGGCGCAAATGATGGTTTGAGAGGCATCCCAGTTGCAGAAACCACTAAAAATTTGCAATTCATTATAGATCAGGTTAAGAAGAAATACCCAAAAGCAAAAATGGTATTAGCAGGAATGCAAATGCCACCAAGTATGGGCTTGAAGTACACTAATCAGTTTAGAGAGATATATCCAAAATTAGCTTCCAAAAACGGTATGGTTTTAATTCCTTTTTTACTTGATAAAGTTGGAGGGAATGCTAAATTGAACCAAAAGGATGGTATTCACCCAACTGCTGCAGGCGCAAAAATTTTATCAGAAAATGTTTGGGCTAAGTTGGAAGGGGTTTTATAA
- a CDS encoding glycoside hydrolase family 2 TIM barrel-domain containing protein, with protein MKKNTIILFIILLFCLNTQAQQLPVELQTPEVVSVNRMPMRASAFAYEDADLAAKRNKEKSEYFISLNGTWKFNWVKDPRKRPLDFYKTDFNDASWDNFKVPANWEVNGYGLPIYVNQPYEFAGRKNTGNRMNPPFDIPEDNNPVGSYRRKINIPESWKNRQVFISLGAVKSAFYIWVNGKKIGYSEDSKLAAEFDITKYVKPGENTIALQVYRWSDGSYLECQDMWRISGIERDVYLYSTPKLDIRDFKAVGTLDPTYTNGLLNVDVTIENYKIDQRTNHSRPDSFYVALNLVDAKGNSIWKDATGLQKVLGNYKSNLSFKTQISNVKNWSAEVPYLYTLYITLKDKNENIIEVIPQRIGFRSVEIKGSDLLVNGKRVFLKGVNRHEHNATQGHTLTHEDMRKDMEMMKKLNVNAVRHSHYPPDPYWMELCDEYGMYVIDEANIESHGRYYSLETTFGNDKQWRVPHLERITRMYERDKNHTAVITWSLGNEAGNGVNFYEAYEWLKQRDFRPVQYERAENDFNTDMIVPQYPDPNWLIRYSKGKSERPLIMSEYAHIMGNSLGNFKEYWDAIEGNPKLQGGFIWEWIDQAIDTVKNGKRILAYGGDFPLEGPVNEDFSDNNFCVKGVVTAYRGLTPMAIEAKKVYQFIKSSYIGNKQISINNSYFFRDISNFQLKWEVLEDGKIVETGFLNELPVGPRATQTFTLPIKTTVKAGKEYFLTLRYLLKTDEPFLEKGYELATDQFVYGGGAATYQAQIQNGDLKVEETADKVVVKGKDFTASFDLKKGLLTSYVLKGEELMAQGPKPAFYRAPTDNDIGAGLNKSLRMWRNVYDEKSALLSQKVEKSTPKYLTIFFRSSLLNGDAETEQLFTIQADGTIKVDNKLIAVKGKYRALMRVGNDLQLNKQYNAINFYGRGPGENYWDRKTASLIGLYKSKVNDQYFPYARPQESGNKTDVRWVSFTNAKGKGLKFEYAENFLSFSALPYTIEDLDPEAEKKQYHSGELVQRDKIYVHMDLQQLGVQGIDSWGSMPLSEYQIPYKNQQYSYWIKPIK; from the coding sequence ATGAAGAAAAACACAATCATCCTATTTATCATTTTATTGTTCTGCTTAAATACACAAGCGCAACAATTACCCGTAGAACTACAAACTCCCGAAGTTGTTTCTGTAAACAGGATGCCCATGAGGGCATCGGCATTTGCTTATGAAGACGCTGATTTAGCAGCTAAAAGAAATAAGGAAAAGTCTGAATATTTTATATCGCTAAATGGAACTTGGAAATTTAATTGGGTTAAAGACCCACGAAAAAGACCCTTAGATTTTTATAAAACTGATTTCAACGATGCAAGCTGGGATAACTTTAAAGTACCAGCTAACTGGGAAGTGAATGGTTATGGTTTGCCAATTTATGTAAATCAGCCTTATGAATTTGCTGGGAGAAAAAATACTGGCAATAGAATGAATCCACCTTTTGATATTCCAGAAGACAATAATCCCGTTGGCTCTTACCGCAGAAAAATAAACATCCCAGAGAGCTGGAAAAACAGACAGGTATTTATCAGTTTAGGGGCTGTTAAATCTGCTTTTTACATTTGGGTAAATGGTAAAAAAATTGGTTACAGCGAGGATAGTAAGCTTGCTGCCGAGTTTGATATCACTAAATATGTTAAACCTGGAGAAAATACAATCGCCTTGCAAGTTTACCGTTGGAGTGATGGAAGTTATTTGGAATGCCAAGACATGTGGCGCATTTCGGGTATAGAAAGAGATGTGTATTTATACTCGACCCCAAAGTTAGATATCCGTGATTTTAAAGCGGTTGGTACTTTAGACCCAACTTACACCAATGGTCTGTTAAATGTAGATGTAACCATTGAAAACTATAAAATAGACCAACGTACTAACCACAGCAGACCCGATAGTTTTTATGTAGCCTTAAACTTGGTAGATGCCAAAGGAAATAGCATTTGGAAAGATGCCACTGGTTTGCAAAAAGTATTAGGTAATTATAAATCCAATCTTTCTTTTAAAACTCAAATCAGTAACGTTAAAAATTGGTCGGCAGAGGTACCATACTTATATACTTTATACATCACCTTAAAAGATAAAAATGAAAATATAATTGAAGTCATTCCTCAACGCATTGGTTTCCGTAGTGTAGAAATTAAGGGAAGCGATTTATTGGTTAATGGTAAACGTGTGTTTTTAAAAGGTGTAAATCGCCATGAGCATAACGCTACGCAAGGGCACACGCTTACGCATGAGGATATGAGAAAAGATATGGAGATGATGAAAAAATTGAACGTAAATGCTGTTCGTCATTCTCATTATCCGCCAGATCCTTATTGGATGGAGCTTTGTGACGAGTATGGTATGTATGTAATTGATGAGGCGAATATAGAATCTCACGGTCGTTATTACAGTTTAGAAACAACTTTTGGTAACGATAAACAATGGCGTGTGCCACATTTGGAGCGTATCACCAGAATGTACGAAAGAGATAAAAATCATACAGCAGTAATTACTTGGTCGCTAGGAAATGAAGCTGGAAATGGCGTAAATTTTTATGAAGCTTATGAGTGGTTAAAACAAAGAGATTTTCGCCCTGTGCAATATGAAAGGGCAGAGAACGACTTCAATACAGATATGATTGTTCCTCAATATCCTGACCCAAATTGGTTAATCAGGTATTCGAAAGGAAAAAGCGAAAGACCGTTGATCATGAGTGAGTATGCGCACATTATGGGTAATAGCTTGGGTAATTTCAAGGAATACTGGGATGCGATAGAAGGTAATCCGAAGTTACAAGGCGGTTTCATTTGGGAGTGGATAGACCAAGCAATAGACACGGTAAAAAATGGAAAGAGAATTTTAGCTTATGGTGGCGATTTCCCACTAGAAGGACCAGTTAACGAAGATTTTAGCGATAATAATTTCTGTGTTAAAGGTGTGGTAACAGCTTATCGTGGTTTAACACCAATGGCAATTGAAGCTAAAAAAGTTTATCAATTTATTAAATCAAGCTATATAGGCAACAAGCAAATCAGCATAAACAACAGCTATTTCTTTAGGGATATTAGTAATTTCCAATTGAAATGGGAGGTGTTAGAAGATGGAAAAATAGTTGAAACAGGTTTTTTAAACGAGTTGCCAGTTGGACCTCGTGCAACGCAAACATTTACCTTACCTATTAAAACTACCGTAAAAGCTGGAAAAGAATATTTCTTGACGTTAAGGTATTTGCTTAAAACAGATGAGCCATTTTTAGAAAAAGGTTATGAATTGGCAACCGACCAATTTGTTTATGGTGGTGGCGCTGCTACATATCAAGCTCAAATACAAAATGGAGATTTAAAGGTTGAGGAAACTGCTGATAAAGTTGTAGTTAAAGGAAAAGATTTTACAGCGAGTTTCGATTTGAAAAAAGGCTTGTTAACGAGTTATGTTTTAAAAGGAGAAGAGTTAATGGCTCAAGGTCCAAAGCCTGCATTTTACAGAGCTCCAACTGATAATGATATTGGTGCTGGATTAAATAAATCGTTGCGCATGTGGAGAAATGTTTATGATGAGAAAAGCGCATTGTTGTCTCAGAAAGTAGAGAAATCAACCCCTAAATACTTAACTATATTCTTCCGCTCGTCATTATTAAATGGTGATGCTGAAACGGAGCAATTATTCACCATACAGGCAGATGGAACTATAAAAGTTGATAACAAATTAATTGCGGTAAAAGGAAAATACAGAGCACTTATGAGAGTAGGTAATGATTTGCAATTGAACAAACAATATAACGCCATTAATTTCTACGGCCGCGGACCAGGAGAAAATTATTGGGACCGTAAAACGGCTTCATTAATTGGCTTGTACAAGAGCAAAGTTAACGACCAATATTTTCCTTATGCTCGTCCGCAAGAAAGTGGAAATAAAACTGATGTACGTTGGGTATCTTTTACCAATGCAAAAGGAAAAGGTTTGAAGTTTGAGTATGCAGAAAACTTCTTAAGCTTTTCGGCGTTGCCTTACACTATTGAAGATTTAGACCCAGAAGCAGAAAAGAAACAATACCACTCTGGCGAATTAGTGCAGAGAGATAAAATTTATGTGCACATGGACTTACAGCAACTTGGTGTTCAAGGGATAGATAGTTGGGGTTCAATGCCGTTAAGTGAATATCAAATCCCCTATAAAAATCAACAATACAGTTATTGGATAAAACCAATCAAGTAA
- a CDS encoding Rrf2 family transcriptional regulator, protein MLSKKTKYAIKALVILGKNMTQPPMQIARIAEEEHIPKKFLEQILLDLRNAGYLYSKKGAGGGYSLNKNPADIYLVDILRITDGPIAMVPCASLKFYHKCEECHDEVTCGIRKAFIDVRDASLKVLSETSIANIIEREQTALNLPIL, encoded by the coding sequence ATGCTATCAAAGAAAACAAAGTATGCTATAAAAGCATTGGTAATTTTGGGTAAAAATATGACCCAGCCGCCTATGCAAATCGCTCGTATAGCCGAAGAAGAGCATATTCCAAAAAAATTCTTAGAGCAAATTCTATTAGACCTCCGCAATGCGGGATATTTATACAGCAAAAAAGGAGCTGGAGGAGGTTATAGCCTTAATAAAAATCCGGCAGATATTTATTTAGTCGATATTTTGCGTATAACGGATGGGCCTATTGCAATGGTTCCTTGTGCAAGTTTAAAATTTTATCACAAATGTGAAGAGTGTCATGACGAAGTAACTTGTGGTATTCGTAAAGCATTTATCGATGTTAGAGACGCTTCGCTTAAGGTTTTAAGCGAAACCAGCATTGCTAATATCATCGAACGCGAACAAACAGCGTTAAATTTACCTATTCTTTAG
- a CDS encoding ABC transporter ATP-binding protein, giving the protein METILDIKNVSKAYQSANHELTVLDNINFSINKGDTVAITGPSGSGKTTLLGLAAGLDRASSGSVTLNNIALDNLNEDQRAAVRNQYVGFIFQNFQLLPTLTALENVMVPLELRGAKNIKATAMSLLDKVGLAERSHHYPVQLSGGEQQRVSLARAFSNQPALLFADEPTGNLDAETSEKVIKLLFDLNKDAGTTLVIVTHDLELAARTNRIIKIKGGKLIADEALTNV; this is encoded by the coding sequence TTGGAAACCATTCTCGATATTAAAAATGTGAGCAAGGCTTATCAAAGCGCAAATCACGAACTTACCGTTTTAGACAACATCAATTTTTCTATCAATAAAGGCGATACAGTTGCCATTACTGGCCCATCGGGTAGCGGAAAAACAACTTTATTAGGTCTAGCTGCAGGTTTAGATAGAGCCAGCTCAGGTTCTGTAACTTTAAACAACATCGCTTTAGATAATTTAAATGAAGACCAAAGGGCAGCAGTTCGCAACCAATATGTGGGTTTCATCTTTCAGAACTTCCAATTATTGCCAACCTTAACCGCTTTGGAGAACGTAATGGTTCCCTTAGAATTAAGAGGGGCAAAAAACATAAAGGCTACCGCGATGTCATTGTTAGACAAAGTTGGCTTGGCAGAACGTTCACATCATTATCCTGTTCAGTTATCTGGCGGAGAACAGCAACGCGTTTCTTTAGCTAGGGCATTTTCTAATCAACCTGCCTTACTTTTTGCAGATGAACCAACAGGCAACTTAGATGCAGAAACCAGCGAAAAGGTAATCAAACTGTTGTTCGATTTAAATAAAGATGCCGGAACAACACTCGTAATTGTAACCCACGATTTAGAATTAGCAGCTAGAACCAACCGAATTATTAAAATTAAAGGCGGTAAATTAATCGCTGATGAAGCCCTTACCAATGTCTAA
- a CDS encoding HEPN domain-containing protein, translating to MQSFRTELENPVVERDIIDLEKKINDFRSGKIHDERFRSLRLARGIYGQRQPGVQMIRIKLPFGKVSFKQLLRIADIADEYGSGNLHLTTRQDIQLHYVSLDRTPELWSKLEQDDITLREACGNTVRNVTSSPTSGIDPDEPFDVSPYAQAVFAYFLRNPICQEMGRKIKISFSSSDKDTAYSYIHDLGFIPKINEKGERGFKVLFAGGLGAQPFLASAINDFLPEDQLIPFSESVLRVFDRYGERNNRNKARLKYLVQKLGLEEVLRLVEEERTANKVKTFKIDLNTVPLPSYPFTQDYPEVVIENEKHYEHWLATNVFEQKQSGFFGVYVKVLIGDIKTDQARAFINAIRPYVADEIRVTQNQGLLLKFVQENALPSLYKALSDIGLANAGFDSLADITTCPGTDTCNLGISNSMTLAEVLEEVIYEDFPEFIYEKNIKIKISGCMNSCGQHGLAEIGFHGSSVKAEGKVVPAVQVMLGGGTVGNGVGRVAERVIKVPSKRATQVLHLLLNDFKANNQENENFHQYYDRQGKDYFYQLLKPLGDLTNLKAEEFVDWGHEETFVTAIGVGECAGVVIDLVATLLLEAEEKLGWANQALENEAYADSIYHSYSTMVNAAKSLLLDKGVSSSTQAGVIREFDNHFVESGEFTFNTSFADLVLQINKNEPSAAFAKQYFAAATEFLNEIKVLRATV from the coding sequence ATGCAAAGTTTTAGAACAGAACTAGAAAATCCTGTTGTTGAAAGAGATATTATTGATCTTGAGAAAAAGATTAATGATTTTCGTTCCGGAAAAATTCATGACGAACGTTTTAGAAGTTTGCGTTTAGCTAGAGGTATTTACGGTCAGCGCCAACCTGGTGTGCAAATGATCCGCATTAAATTGCCTTTTGGTAAAGTTAGTTTCAAACAATTATTACGTATTGCGGATATCGCTGACGAATATGGAAGTGGAAATTTACACTTAACCACTCGTCAAGATATTCAGCTTCACTATGTAAGTTTAGACAGAACACCAGAGCTTTGGTCTAAACTTGAACAAGACGATATTACTTTAAGAGAAGCTTGCGGAAATACAGTTCGTAATGTAACCTCATCGCCAACATCAGGTATTGACCCAGATGAGCCTTTTGATGTATCGCCTTATGCACAAGCAGTTTTCGCTTACTTTTTGCGTAATCCAATTTGCCAGGAAATGGGAAGAAAGATTAAAATTTCTTTCTCCTCAAGCGATAAAGACACAGCATATAGTTATATCCACGATTTAGGTTTTATTCCTAAAATAAATGAAAAAGGAGAGCGTGGTTTTAAAGTTTTATTTGCAGGCGGATTAGGAGCACAACCGTTTTTAGCAAGTGCAATTAATGATTTTTTACCAGAAGATCAGTTAATTCCTTTCTCTGAATCAGTACTTAGGGTGTTTGACCGTTATGGAGAACGTAACAATAGAAATAAAGCTCGCTTAAAATATTTGGTTCAGAAATTAGGCTTGGAGGAAGTATTAAGATTGGTTGAGGAAGAAAGAACAGCCAATAAAGTGAAAACTTTTAAAATTGATTTAAATACTGTTCCGTTGCCAAGTTATCCGTTTACGCAAGATTATCCGGAAGTTGTAATAGAAAATGAAAAGCACTACGAGCATTGGTTAGCTACAAATGTTTTTGAGCAAAAACAAAGCGGATTTTTTGGCGTGTATGTTAAAGTATTAATTGGTGATATTAAAACTGATCAGGCAAGAGCTTTTATTAATGCCATTAGACCTTATGTCGCAGACGAAATTCGTGTAACTCAAAATCAAGGGTTGCTGTTAAAGTTTGTTCAAGAAAATGCTTTGCCTTCATTATATAAAGCTTTATCTGACATCGGCCTTGCCAATGCAGGGTTTGATAGTTTAGCAGATATTACCACTTGTCCAGGTACAGACACTTGTAACTTGGGTATTTCTAACAGCATGACTTTAGCTGAGGTTTTAGAAGAAGTTATTTACGAAGATTTCCCTGAGTTTATTTACGAGAAAAACATCAAAATAAAGATCAGTGGTTGTATGAACTCTTGCGGTCAGCACGGTTTAGCAGAAATTGGTTTTCACGGCAGTTCTGTAAAAGCAGAAGGAAAAGTGGTGCCAGCTGTACAAGTAATGTTAGGTGGCGGAACGGTTGGAAACGGTGTAGGAAGAGTAGCAGAAAGAGTAATTAAAGTGCCTTCTAAAAGAGCTACGCAAGTTTTACATTTATTGTTAAACGATTTTAAAGCGAATAATCAAGAGAATGAAAACTTCCATCAATATTATGATAGACAAGGGAAAGATTATTTCTATCAATTATTAAAACCACTTGGCGATTTAACCAATCTTAAAGCTGAAGAGTTTGTAGACTGGGGTCACGAAGAAACCTTTGTAACTGCAATTGGTGTTGGAGAATGTGCGGGTGTGGTAATTGATTTGGTAGCTACTTTATTATTAGAAGCTGAGGAGAAATTAGGTTGGGCAAATCAGGCATTAGAAAATGAGGCTTATGCAGATTCTATTTACCACAGTTATAGCACAATGGTAAATGCAGCTAAATCTTTATTGTTAGATAAAGGCGTTAGCAGCAGCACACAAGCAGGTGTAATTAGAGAATTTGATAATCATTTTGTAGAAAGTGGTGAATTTACATTCAATACAAGTTTTGCTGATTTAGTGCTTCAAATTAATAAAAACGAACCATCAGCAGCTTTTGCTAAACAATATTTCGCAGCAGCAACTGAATTTTTAAACGAAATAAAAGTCCTAAGGGCGACAGTGTAA
- the cobA gene encoding uroporphyrinogen-III C-methyltransferase, which translates to MGERNLNIEPKITLLGAGPGDPDLLTLKGVKALQAADVVLYDALTNEALLTHAPAEAIKVYVGKRSGEHSYAQDAINKLMVDYALNYGHVVRLKGGDPFVFGRGYEELDYADSYNIPVSVIPGISSSIGVPGLQQIPVTHRGLSESFWVITGTISNGQVSDDIYQAAKSNATVIILMGLKKLAEIVEIFKAEGKQQLPAAVVQNGSSDNEKLVVGKVESILEITKKEKIEAPALLIFGEVVSLHPSFKTLIAPYASIS; encoded by the coding sequence ATGGGAGAGAGAAATTTAAACATAGAGCCAAAAATAACCTTATTAGGTGCTGGTCCTGGCGACCCAGATTTGTTAACGTTGAAAGGCGTAAAAGCTTTGCAAGCTGCAGATGTGGTACTTTATGACGCCTTAACCAACGAAGCTTTATTAACTCACGCACCTGCCGAAGCTATTAAAGTTTATGTTGGTAAACGTTCTGGAGAGCATTCTTACGCACAAGATGCAATTAACAAATTGATGGTTGATTATGCACTTAATTATGGTCACGTAGTTCGCCTAAAAGGCGGCGACCCATTTGTTTTTGGTAGAGGATATGAAGAGTTGGATTATGCAGATTCTTATAACATTCCAGTAAGCGTAATTCCAGGTATTTCTAGTTCAATTGGCGTACCTGGTTTGCAACAAATTCCAGTTACACATCGTGGATTGAGCGAAAGTTTTTGGGTAATTACTGGTACAATTTCAAACGGACAAGTGTCGGATGATATTTATCAAGCTGCAAAATCTAATGCAACTGTTATCATTTTAATGGGCTTAAAAAAATTAGCAGAAATTGTTGAGATATTTAAGGCCGAAGGAAAACAGCAATTGCCAGCTGCGGTAGTTCAAAATGGTTCATCAGACAACGAAAAATTGGTGGTTGGTAAAGTAGAATCGATTTTAGAAATTACAAAAAAAGAAAAAATAGAAGCACCAGCTTTGCTTATTTTTGGGGAAGTTGTATCATTACATCCATCGTTTAAAACTTTGATTGCACCATATGCTTCCATCTCCTAA